CTGCCTTGAAAGGACCAGCATCACTCGGCTCCTTCCTCTGGAGAGGACGCGCGCAACCCGCGCGGTCCTCCCGTCGCCCCGTCATCCGTGACGGCGGCGTCCTTCGTCGTTCTGGAACCGACCCGGCGCGTCGGGCGCGGGGCCTCCTCGATCCCGATCCTCAGCTCACGCCGACACGGCGCGCTGGGGCTGCTGGATGGTCATGATGTGATGACGCGTGGTCCAGCGACGGTCCGCGAGCACCAGCTGCTCGCCGTGACGAAGGAGCGTGTTCACCACGAGCGGACCCTGAAGGTTCGCCGTGAGCGTGTCGTTCACCTTGTTCACGATCACGAAGACCTGCGCGTCGTCGAGCGACTCCAGGCGCAGGTCCTCCATCTGCTCGGGGCGGATCGGCGCCGAGTAGTCGGGGAAGAACAGGCCCGGGTCCGTGATCACGAACGCCAGACTCGGCTCCTCGAGACTCTGCAGCCAGAAAAACGCCGCGTCGTCGCTGGGCTGCAGCAGGCAGTACCTGGTGTACGCCGAGAAGCCCAGCAATCCCTTTGGAAAGGTGATGATGCGGTCGTCATCGATCTCCACGATCCCGAAACGCGTCGTTCGCACCTGCATTGCGGCGCTCCGCAGTCGGCCCTCGTCCGTGTGTGCCCCCGTCGCGACTCCCGCGACGGGCGACCTCCGTGTCCTGCCCCGCCGAGGCCGTCACGGCGGGGTGCACCCCCCCGAGACGAACCCGAGGGGAAAAGAATCCGTTCAAACCGACCCGAG
This Phycisphaeraceae bacterium DNA region includes the following protein-coding sequences:
- a CDS encoding flagellar assembly protein FliW; the protein is MQVRTTRFGIVEIDDDRIITFPKGLLGFSAYTRYCLLQPSDDAAFFWLQSLEEPSLAFVITDPGLFFPDYSAPIRPEQMEDLRLESLDDAQVFVIVNKVNDTLTANLQGPLVVNTLLRHGEQLVLADRRWTTRHHIMTIQQPQRAVSA